Proteins encoded together in one Aminipila butyrica window:
- the pduL gene encoding phosphate propanoyltransferase, with the protein MSYEVKIGLSNKHLHLSDEHIAALFGADHKLTPTKDLVQPGQFACEEKVDIVGPKGTLKGIRVLGPARPETQVELAMTDARTIGIKAPVRESGKLEGTPGCKLIGPKGEVDLDHGVMVALRHVHLSDAQAKEAGVKDKDVVSIKIGGERGLVFDNVLVRAGDKHEREVHLDTDEGNAAGCGPDAVCTIIK; encoded by the coding sequence ATGAGCTATGAAGTAAAAATTGGATTGTCAAACAAACACCTGCACTTAAGTGATGAGCATATCGCTGCCCTCTTTGGAGCCGACCACAAGCTGACCCCTACTAAGGACTTGGTGCAGCCTGGTCAGTTTGCTTGCGAGGAAAAAGTGGATATCGTGGGGCCTAAGGGTACATTAAAAGGCATTCGGGTATTGGGACCTGCTAGACCAGAAACTCAGGTAGAACTTGCTATGACTGATGCCAGAACCATCGGCATTAAGGCTCCAGTACGGGAATCCGGTAAGCTGGAAGGAACGCCAGGGTGCAAACTGATTGGCCCTAAGGGTGAAGTGGATTTAGACCATGGGGTTATGGTAGCCTTGAGACACGTTCACCTGTCTGATGCCCAAGCCAAGGAAGCTGGTGTAAAGGATAAGGACGTAGTCAGCATTAAGATTGGCGGTGAACGAGGCCTGGTATTTGATAACGTGTTGGTTCGCGCAGGTGATAAGCATGAGCGGGAAGTCCACTTGGATACGGATGAAGGGAATGCAGCAGGCTGTGGTCCAGATGCGGTCTGTACTATTATTAAATAA